The Bacilli bacterium sequence AGCGACAAACTCCACCATACGGGGTCCAATTGGGTTAAACCCAGCTTGCCCATTTCTTTAATCAGCGGAATCATGGCCGCAACAAGCGGAATATTGTCGACGAATGCCGAGGCGAGCCCGCTGAACCATAATATTAAAAATGAAGTGTTTAGCGTGCTGCCCCCCGTAAGGGCAAGCGCCTCGCGGGCCAATCCGGCAATCACCCCGGTCTTGACCAATCCGGAAACCAGCACAAACAAACCGATAAAGAAAAAGATGGTCGGCCACTCGACCCCCGCAAAAGCGCGCTCCAGCGACTTTCCGCCAGTCAAAAGCAAAAGCAGGAAAGCCCCGATCAGCGCAATCGTCGCCGTTTCCATGTGCAGCCATTGATGCGCGAAAAATCCGCCGATTGTCAAACATAATACAAACAGGCATTTTATAAGCAAAACTTTATCCGTAATCTCCTCTTTGGCGTCAAGACTGGCCAAGTTCAAATGCCTGTCTTTTGCGGAGCGCAATTGTTTGCGGTACAGCAAGGCCACGAATAAAAACACCAATGCGAGAATGATCAGACAAATGATCGAAAGATTATCCAAAAAAGCCATAAACGTCAGTTCCCGATTGGCGCTCCCGATCATCAGGTTGGGGGGATCGCCGATAAGCGTCGCCGTGCCGCCGATATTCGAGGCGAATATTTCCATCAGCAAAAAAGGCAGCGGCGATATGCCGAGCATCCGGCAAATGCTGAATGTAACCGGGACGATGAGCAGCACGGTTGTAACATTGTCCAAAAAAGCCGAGGCGAACGCCGTGATCAGACAAAACGCAGCAAGCGCCAAAAGCGGCTTGCCGCGCGTCTTTTTGACCGTCCAAATGGCCGCGAAGCGAAACAATCCCGTCTCCGCCGTGATCGCGACAATCATCATCATGCCGATCAGCAAGCCCAGCGTATTGAAATCAATCGCCCGCACTGCTTCCGTCTGGTCTGTAATACCGAAAATGAAGAGAAACGACGCGCCCAATATGGCGGCAATCGTGCGATGAATTTTCTCGGAAACAATCAGAGCGTATACCGCCAAAAAAATAACAACTGCCAACTCTGCCGCGTATGCCACGCCAACACCTTCCGTCTGTCGTTTAACGCACCATTTTGTCGTTTGACCTTATATTACTCCAAACGAATCCCCAATCACAACCAACCGCATAGGCTGATAACATCCTGGTATGGTTTGGGCGGGTGGCAAAGGCGTATGTTATATGGCGAAAGCAAGGCGGGCGTAGTTTGCAGGCATATTCATATCGGCAGTATCGACACCGTCTCGGGAGTTTTCATCGGAACGAACCAATGCATCGGGTGGAGCAGCCACAACAAATACAACAACGGCATCGGCCGGGCGGCGAATGTGCGTTTGACCGGCAACATCATCCTGATTCGCGATAACGATGTGCTGGATATACCGGTTGACGATCGCGACGTTTACCTCAATCAAGAAAGCCGTACGTTATCCAACAATGAAATCGACTTCACACAAATATCCGTCAATGCGATCAACCGCAACTCGACCATATCCGTCGGCGAAAACGGCCAGCACAATTGGAGCGCCCACGGCAAAAACAACTACGG is a genomic window containing:
- a CDS encoding ArsB/NhaD family transporter produces the protein MAYAAELAVVIFLAVYALIVSEKIHRTIAAILGASFLFIFGITDQTEAVRAIDFNTLGLLIGMMMIVAITAETGLFRFAAIWTVKKTRGKPLLALAAFCLITAFASAFLDNVTTVLLIVPVTFSICRMLGISPLPFLLMEIFASNIGGTATLIGDPPNLMIGSANRELTFMAFLDNLSIICLIILALVFLFVALLYRKQLRSAKDRHLNLASLDAKEEITDKVLLIKCLFVLCLTIGGFFAHQWLHMETATIALIGAFLLLLLTGGKSLERAFAGVEWPTIFFFIGLFVLVSGLVKTGVIAGLAREALALTGGSTLNTSFLILWFSGLASAFVDNIPLVAAMIPLIKEMGKLGLTQLDPVWWSLSLGACLGGNGTLIGASANVVVSAMAAKEGVHISFARFLLIGFPVMLISLAASSVYLYLRYFG